A window of the Henckelia pumila isolate YLH828 chromosome 3, ASM3356847v2, whole genome shotgun sequence genome harbors these coding sequences:
- the LOC140887631 gene encoding uncharacterized protein: MNRLEQVWLRSGLRQYQRDYSIVYNRGRKRKASVLEADVGVDDNMVRELFPSNNQVEESAPSISVPDSIPELVPEPIFEPSLPTIPKESSEDIQVTPDAVMSGAEATTSRGNRQFGAIIDDSVRPFAESATFKVNNSLAQVGASMLVCTPSKIKGFYDDYDKSFCGPMAIAKSPVMICHIGAALRGLLEMQL, from the exons atgaacagattagAGCAGGTTTGGCTGAGATCAGGTCTCAGACAGTATCAGAGAGATTATAGCATTGTCTATAACAGAGGGAGGAAGAGGAAAGCATCCGTACTTGAGGCAGACGTTG GTGTGGATGATAATATGGTCAGAGAATTATTTCCCAGTAATAACCAAGTTGAGGAGTCAGCACCATCTATCTCAGTACCTGATTCAATACCTGAACTAGTTCCAGAACCGATATTTGAGCCTAGCTTGCCAACTATACCAAAGGAATCCTCCGAAG ATATTCAGGTAACTCCTGATGCGGTTATGTCAGGTGCCGAGGCGACCACGTCGAGAG GGAACCGTCAGTTTGGGGCAATTATAGATGACAGTGTGAGGCCATTTGCGGAAAGCGCGACTTTCAAGGTCAACAACTCGCTGGCTCAAGTTGGGGCATCGATGCTCGTCTGTACGCCGAGCAAGATAAAAGGGTTTTATGATGATTATGACAAGTCGTTCTGCGGGCCCATGGCGATCGCGAAGTCGCCTGTCATGATCTGT CACATTGGTGCAGCTCTTCGGGGATTGCTTGAGATGCAGCTGTGA
- the LOC140892196 gene encoding nuclear intron maturase 3, mitochondrial-like, which produces MLFSLLRKSKPATVTTAHFHLSSTLRRQRPQFSTETHSLSKQALESLVLSCCRHGKFQGLSDVVAAPSLLLTACQSLRKHAVETPPPPLTVDSVSTHFFSLQELSFQLCTNSFDVESCCIRVSQRGNRGTPLVLPNLKLKVVIEAIRLVLEVIYDDRFATFCYGGRANLGRHTAIRYLKNSVANPTWWFSIKFDRELCNSVHVDKLFFMLGEKIEDDSFLDLIKRLFDCKIVNIELGGVCLGRGLPQESALSSILINVYFNGFDREVQELRLRTYKENPKFMENDFVLAEKDSDHVFYKPLKIYAVRFLDEILIVTSGTKTMTLELKNEVVKLLEHDLDLRVDKVTTVIHSAIDEKIGFMGMELRAVAPSVLRPPKTEKAIRARKKYLRQKEVRLLELKNAKERNRKKLGMKLLKHVFRKLKQSNGFKFEFQIENEVRQIFHTWGEEVVQEFLESVDERAEWHRKLSAGDFLSLERIRNSLPHDLVDAYDNFQHQVDKYLKPTKAKRVLEEEVKRAEEEERKYAERTIEDLTRRCIKVDAPMELIKKAVKMVGFTNSMGRPRPLTWLMVLEDIDIIKWYAGVGRRWLDFYCCCHNFRTVKIIVTYHLRFSCILTLAEKHEATKRETIRHFTKDLKVSNINGVEEVHFPSEKEIKMMGDRNLSEPFPVDGVMNLVLIRLVSDEPSHRCIAHFCDRSDTIVYRIQLPQNGLQKHLIDESLRGCLMGSIHESLHRKCAPLCCFHVSELYMGRLTLQDIDCAALLDFE; this is translated from the coding sequence ATGCTCTTCAGCCTCCTCAGAAAGTCGAAACCCGCCACCGTCACCACCGCGCACTTCCACCTCTCCTCCACCCTCCGCCGCCAACGGCCCCAATTCTCCACCGAAACTCATTCGCTCTCGAAGCAAGCCCTTGAATCCCTAGTACTCTCCTGCTGTCGTCACGGTAAATTCCAAGGCCTCTCTGACGTGGTCGCTGCACCCTCTCTTCTCCTCACTGCCTGCCAGAGCCTCAGAAAACATGCCGTCGAGACTCCTCCGCCGCCGCTCACTGTTGATTCAGTTTCCACCCACTTCTTCTCCCTCCAAGAGTTGTCCTTTCAGCTATGTACAAATTCATTTGACGTTGAATCTTGCTGCATTCGTGTTTCTCAACGAGGGAACAGAGGTACACCCCTTGTGCTACCCAACTTGAAGCTTAAAGTTGTGATTGAAGCTATTAGGCTTGTGCTTGAAGTTATTTATGATGACAGGTTTGCTACCTTTTGCTACGGCGGGCGAGCAAACTTGGGCCGCCACACGGCTATTCGGTATTTAAAGAATTCGGTGGCAAACCCAACTTGGTGGTTTAGCATTAAATTTGATCGTGAATTATGTAATTCTGTTCATGTTGATAAGTTATTTTTTATGCTGGGGGAGAAAATTGAAGATGATTCATTTCttgatttgataaaaaggtTGTTTGATTGTAAGATAGTCAACATTGAATTGGGTGGGGTTTGTTTAGGCAGGGGGCTGCCTCAAGAATCGGCCTTGAGTTCGATTTTGATCAATGTTTACTTTAATGGATTTGATAGGGAAGTTCAAGAATTAAGATTAAGGACGTATAAAGAAAATCCTAAGTTCATGGAAAACGATTTTGTCTTGGCTGAAAAAGATTCAGACCATGTTTTTTATAAGCCATTGAAGATTTATGCTGTCCGATTTTTGGATGAGATATTGATTGTTACTTCAGGAACAAAGACGATGACTTTAGAATTAAAGAATGAAGTGGTGAAGTTATTAGAACATGATTTGGATTTGAGAGTGGATAAAGTTACAACTGTCATTCATAGCGCGATTGATGAGAAGATAGGCTTCATGGGAATGGAGCTTCGGGCAGTTGCCCCTTCAGTGCTCCGTCCGCCTAAGACAGAGAAAGCTATTAGGGCACGAAAAAAGTATCTTAGGCAGAAAGAAGTCCGGCTTTTGGAGTTGAAAAATGCAAAAGAGAGAAACAGGAAGAAGTTAGGGATGAAGTTATTGAAGCATGTGTTCAGGAAGTTGAAACAAAGCAATGGATTCAAATTCGAGTTCCAAATTGAGAATGAAGTGAGGCAAATTTTTCACACTTGGGGTGAGGAAGTGGTTCAAGAGTTTCTTGAATCTGTGGATGAACGAGCTGAATGGCACCGAAAATTGTCTGCTGGTGATTTTCTCTCTTTGGAAAGGATTCGAAATTCTCTTCCACATGATCTTGTTGATGCTTATGACAACTTCCAACATCAAGTTGACAAGTATTTGAAACCGACGAAGGCTAAGAGGGTGTTGGAGGAAGAAGTGAAAAGAGCGGAAGAGGAAGAACGTAAATATGCCGAAAGAACCATCGAGGATTTGACAAGACGGTGCATCAAAGTCGATGCACCCATGGAACTCATTAAGAAGGCAGTCAAGATGGTTGGATTCACCAATAGCATGGGTCGTCCTAGGCCTCTAACTTGGCTCATGGTTCTTGAAGATATTGACATAATCAAATGGTATGCCGGGGTGGGAAGAAGATGGCTTGATTTCTATTGTTGCTGCCACAACTTCCGAACAGTGAAAATCATCGTAACTTATCATCTTAGATTCTCCTGCATCTTGACGTTAGCAGAAAAACACGAAGCCACCAAGCGCGAGACAATTAGGCATTTCACTAAGGATTTAAAAGTTTCAAACATTAATGGAGTTGAAGAAGTACACTTTCCTTCTGAAAAGGAGATCAAGATGATGGGAGATAGGAATCTCTCGGAACCGTTTCCGGTGGATGGGGTGATGAATTTGGTTTTGATCAGATTAGTCTCTGATGAACCTTCACACCGCTGTATCGCTCATTTCTGTGACAGGAGCGATACGATCGTTTACAGGATCCAGTTACCTCAGAACGGCCTCCAAAAACACCTCATCGACGAGAGTCTACGAGGTTGTCTGATGGGCTCGATTCATGAGAGTTTACACAGAAAGTGTGCTCCCTTGTGTTGTTTCCATGTAAGTGAGCTATACATGGGAAGATTGACTCTTCAAGACATCGATTGCGCGGCGCTTTTGGACTTTGAATGA
- the LOC140892197 gene encoding uncharacterized protein isoform X2, which translates to MLASLQNKCEFSLLGSYVADCSAYGQWAVYGNDEKTCRNLATNGQCLSRSPNARANNFGSLRCGCHKLDGLSEQLGPTGLGITWIKLLCGLTETVGQRIRIVPKFDHLHKLHLKGETVFQLDIHVIVYDIPTFNGHHYCLGLQGSFNSCTTPCKKPKSFDNLHEKDSHLNLDTVILAMNSANAAQMFLSRCLNAKSSIRFRIIHTSQTCVEFAEKAAFQMHLMWSNIVVDIFLGNLYGIVLWYLSEPSCLWVSSCAHDITNHCLRTSIWLMGNPAGFKLNTELAGVLGMISLNGIQIWSTLWVFMSFLFIHFLKGLAICGIFFGLTTAAALIIYTISIATIHVLTLHLFLSFSIHLRYRLWQHYGDSSGLLYTNPSFLL; encoded by the exons ATGCTCGCATCTCTTCAAAACAAATGCGAATTTTCTCTGCTAGGGTCTTATGTCGCAGATTGTAGCGCCTATGGACAGTGGGCTGTGTATGGAAATGACGAAAAGACATGCAGGAATTTGGCTACCAATGGACAATGTTTGTCACGAAGTCCAAATGCACGTGCTAATAATTTTGGGAGTTTAAGATGTGGATGCCACAAACTTGATGGGTTATCAGAACAATTGGGACCTACGGGTCTAGGAATCACGTGGATCAAGCTTCTCTGTGGTCTGACAGAAACTGTTGGACAAAGAATTAGAATCGTACCTAAATTTGATCACTTACATAAGTTACATTTGAAGGGAGAAACAGTGTTCCAGTTGGATATCCAC GTCATAGTTTATGATATTCCCACTTTTAATGGTCACCATTATTGCCTGGGCCTCCAGGGTTCATTCAATTCGTGCACAACTCCATGCAAGAAACCCAAATCGTTTGACAACCTTCACGAAAAAGATTCACATCTTAACTTG GACACTGTCATTCTGGCGATGAATAGTGCTAATGCTGCTCAAATGTTCCTTAGTAGATGTCTTAATGCAAAGTCCAGTATTCGATTCCGAATTATTCACAC GTCTCAGACTTGTGTTGAATTTGCGGAGAAAGCTGCATTCCAGATGCACTTAATGTGGTCAAATATTGTGGTTGATATATTTCTTGGGAATTTATACGGCATTGTGCTTTGGTATTTGTCAGAACCTTCTTGTTTATGGGTTTCAAGCTGTGCTCATGACATCACAAACCATTGCTTACGTACTAGCATATGGCTGATGGGCAATCCAGCAGGTTTTAAGTTGAATACTGAGCTGGCTGGAGTTCTTGGAATGATTTCTCTGAATGGGATTCAAATTTGGTCGACTCTTTGGGTGTTTATGAGTTTTCTCTTCATCCACTTTCTGAAAGGACTTGCTATATGTGGGATTTTTTTTGGTTTAACAACAGCGGCAGCTCTAATAATTTATACAATTTCCATAGCCACAATTCATGTTTTGACGCTTCATTTATTTCTTTCCTTCTCTATTCATCTCAGATACAGACTGTGGCAGCATTATGGCGACTCTTCAGGTTTATTATATACCAATCCTAGCTTTTTATTATAA
- the LOC140892197 gene encoding uncharacterized protein isoform X1: MLASLQNKCEFSLLGSYVADCSAYGQWAVYGNDEKTCRNLATNGQCLSRSPNARANNFGSLRCGCHKLDGLSEQLGPTGLGITWIKLLCGLTETVGQRIRIVPKFDHLHKLHLKGETVFQLDIHVIVYDIPTFNGHHYCLGLQGSFNSCTTPCKKPKSFDNLHEKDSHLNLDTVILAMNSANAAQMFLSRCLNAKSSIRFRIIHTIKMFIWKAFSVSVAFLSTVIYIFLQHAHVLFGCMSQSFMYSILGKVFSITWQSIIIRSCQLLYWPFFLQDHGKRSQTCVEFAEKAAFQMHLMWSNIVVDIFLGNLYGIVLWYLSEPSCLWVSSCAHDITNHCLRTSIWLMGNPAGFKLNTELAGVLGMISLNGIQIWSTLWVFMSFLFIHFLKGLAICGIFFGLTTAAALIIYTISIATIHVLTLHLFLSFSIHLRYRLWQHYGDSSEKW; this comes from the exons ATGCTCGCATCTCTTCAAAACAAATGCGAATTTTCTCTGCTAGGGTCTTATGTCGCAGATTGTAGCGCCTATGGACAGTGGGCTGTGTATGGAAATGACGAAAAGACATGCAGGAATTTGGCTACCAATGGACAATGTTTGTCACGAAGTCCAAATGCACGTGCTAATAATTTTGGGAGTTTAAGATGTGGATGCCACAAACTTGATGGGTTATCAGAACAATTGGGACCTACGGGTCTAGGAATCACGTGGATCAAGCTTCTCTGTGGTCTGACAGAAACTGTTGGACAAAGAATTAGAATCGTACCTAAATTTGATCACTTACATAAGTTACATTTGAAGGGAGAAACAGTGTTCCAGTTGGATATCCAC GTCATAGTTTATGATATTCCCACTTTTAATGGTCACCATTATTGCCTGGGCCTCCAGGGTTCATTCAATTCGTGCACAACTCCATGCAAGAAACCCAAATCGTTTGACAACCTTCACGAAAAAGATTCACATCTTAACTTG GACACTGTCATTCTGGCGATGAATAGTGCTAATGCTGCTCAAATGTTCCTTAGTAGATGTCTTAATGCAAAGTCCAGTATTCGATTCCGAATTATTCACAC GATCAAAATGTTCATCTGGAAAGCATTTTCAGTATCTGTTGCTTTCCTTTCAACtgtcatatatatatttcttcaacaCGCGCATGTTCTGTTCGGTTGCATGTCTCAGTCATTCATGTATAGCATACTGGGAAAAGTATTTAGCATTACTTGGCAAAGCATCATAATACGCAGCTGTCAGTTATTGTATTGGCCTTTCTTTCTACAGGATCATGGTAAAAG GTCTCAGACTTGTGTTGAATTTGCGGAGAAAGCTGCATTCCAGATGCACTTAATGTGGTCAAATATTGTGGTTGATATATTTCTTGGGAATTTATACGGCATTGTGCTTTGGTATTTGTCAGAACCTTCTTGTTTATGGGTTTCAAGCTGTGCTCATGACATCACAAACCATTGCTTACGTACTAGCATATGGCTGATGGGCAATCCAGCAGGTTTTAAGTTGAATACTGAGCTGGCTGGAGTTCTTGGAATGATTTCTCTGAATGGGATTCAAATTTGGTCGACTCTTTGGGTGTTTATGAGTTTTCTCTTCATCCACTTTCTGAAAGGACTTGCTATATGTGGGATTTTTTTTGGTTTAACAACAGCGGCAGCTCTAATAATTTATACAATTTCCATAGCCACAATTCATGTTTTGACGCTTCATTTATTTCTTTCCTTCTCTATTCATCTCAGATACAGACTGTGGCAGCATTATGGCGACTCTTCAG AAAAATGGTAG